From Haloarcula hispanica ATCC 33960, the proteins below share one genomic window:
- a CDS encoding AI-2E family transporter, producing the protein MVTRRRTYVLAGLLVLTGCLTTVLLARVLSTIFFAITVAYVLFPVSKWLGRHGLNKRLSAAVTTGIAFVSGTLIVVPLGAVLYLRRRDLFSFFQQLPPMVTIDVGGFSYPVEIAPTLLSARRILTDFAVDLAAESPVLALKAVLFTILVYAMLWRPQAPKKAAYRTVPASYHEVVNRLHQRLRGTLYAIYVLQAATAFGTFVVAWVVFWLLGYQGAFALAVVAGILQFVPVIGPSVVVLTIAVADLINGNITGAILVTVFGLVFVGFLPDAVIRPKLARYTTGLPASLYFVGFTGGVLTLGVIGFIAGPVVIALLVELSSLLTNERQGDQQQLS; encoded by the coding sequence GTGGTAACACGCCGACGAACCTACGTCCTCGCGGGCCTGCTCGTTCTCACCGGCTGTCTGACGACAGTCCTTCTCGCGCGAGTGCTATCGACGATATTCTTCGCAATCACAGTCGCATACGTCCTGTTCCCCGTCTCGAAGTGGCTCGGGCGCCACGGGCTCAACAAGCGACTGTCGGCGGCCGTGACGACTGGTATCGCCTTCGTCAGCGGCACACTCATCGTCGTCCCGCTCGGGGCCGTGCTGTATCTCCGCCGTCGTGACCTGTTTTCGTTCTTCCAGCAACTCCCACCGATGGTGACCATCGATGTCGGCGGGTTTAGCTACCCGGTCGAGATCGCGCCGACGTTGCTATCAGCGCGACGGATACTCACGGATTTCGCAGTCGACCTCGCGGCAGAATCGCCCGTCCTGGCGCTGAAAGCCGTCCTGTTTACGATTCTCGTCTACGCGATGCTGTGGCGGCCACAGGCGCCCAAAAAGGCCGCCTATCGGACGGTGCCGGCGTCGTATCACGAGGTCGTCAACCGACTCCATCAGCGACTCCGGGGGACGCTGTACGCGATTTACGTTCTCCAGGCGGCGACGGCGTTCGGGACCTTCGTCGTGGCGTGGGTCGTGTTCTGGCTGCTGGGCTATCAGGGCGCGTTCGCACTGGCGGTGGTCGCCGGCATCCTGCAGTTCGTCCCCGTCATCGGCCCCAGCGTCGTCGTCCTTACCATCGCTGTCGCGGACCTCATCAATGGAAACATCACCGGTGCGATACTGGTGACCGTGTTCGGCCTCGTCTTCGTCGGCTTCCTCCCCGACGCAGTCATCAGGCCGAAACTCGCCCGCTACACGACCGGCCTCCCGGCCAGCCTCTACTTCGTCGGGTTCACCGGCGGCGTGCTGACGCTGGGCGTCATCGGCTTTATCGCCGGGCCAGTCGTCATCGCGCTGTTGGTCGAACTGTCGTCGCTGTTGACGAACGAGCGGCAGGGAGACCAGCAGCAACTGAGCTGA